One window from the genome of Pseudanabaena yagii GIHE-NHR1 encodes:
- a CDS encoding PP2C family protein-serine/threonine phosphatase — translation MSLSLPPRNRSLPPQPDLDNASVMVMKDLKDLLRRMSQDQNKIHELLSFLGYALRSFSNLNQFLELIPLIASRVTDSDGGALILFKASGQMRLESLHCPERNQGGMKAQQVRTAIERAIQQVLTGSPTALDEMVSRYLGADVHLFGTSVLVKNSVRGRLYIFSRKPDYVWTDNKRTLMRLVADQTSVGLENHELTTELIKKERQDREMEIGAEIQRQLLPRNCPKIQGIEIAARCSTASRVGGDYYDFIPMQKGDRWSFVVGDVMGKGVPAGLIMTMTRGMLRAEVLNNHSPSKILEHLNEVMYEDLEKSHRFVTMFYSEYDPATQMLSFSNAAHTPALHWRSKTRSVHALDTMGALIGLEAGSKYEERSTHLNVGDVVIYYTDGFTEAASPEGDRFDEENLRKALDWACQNCFPLSDDVTRPQMILDYIFQEVQNFIGEGHTHTDDMTLVVLHINDKATVN, via the coding sequence ATGTCTCTATCATTGCCACCTAGAAATAGATCACTCCCACCACAGCCAGATTTAGATAATGCGTCTGTGATGGTGATGAAAGATCTCAAAGACCTGCTCAGACGCATGAGTCAGGATCAAAATAAAATCCATGAGCTGCTTAGCTTCTTGGGTTACGCTCTCCGCAGCTTTAGTAATCTCAATCAATTTCTTGAATTAATTCCCCTCATCGCCAGTCGTGTAACTGACTCCGATGGTGGTGCGCTGATTTTATTTAAGGCAAGCGGGCAAATGCGTCTAGAGTCGCTGCATTGTCCAGAGCGCAATCAAGGGGGGATGAAAGCACAACAGGTACGAACCGCGATCGAGCGAGCAATTCAACAGGTTTTAACAGGTAGTCCCACAGCCCTTGATGAAATGGTCAGTCGCTATTTGGGGGCAGATGTACATTTATTTGGTACATCGGTATTAGTCAAAAATTCGGTGCGTGGTCGTCTTTATATATTTAGTCGCAAGCCTGATTATGTCTGGACAGATAACAAGCGGACTTTGATGCGTCTTGTTGCCGATCAAACCTCAGTGGGACTCGAAAATCATGAACTCACAACCGAATTAATAAAAAAAGAGCGTCAAGATCGGGAAATGGAGATTGGCGCAGAGATTCAACGACAACTTCTGCCACGCAATTGCCCAAAAATCCAAGGCATTGAGATCGCTGCACGATGTTCGACTGCTAGCCGTGTTGGGGGCGACTATTACGACTTTATCCCGATGCAAAAGGGCGATCGCTGGAGTTTTGTGGTCGGTGATGTCATGGGCAAGGGTGTCCCCGCAGGGCTGATCATGACCATGACAAGGGGGATGCTCAGAGCGGAAGTATTAAATAATCATTCTCCTAGCAAAATTTTGGAACATCTCAATGAAGTGATGTATGAGGATCTCGAAAAATCCCATCGCTTCGTGACCATGTTCTACTCAGAGTACGATCCTGCAACGCAGATGCTTTCCTTTAGTAATGCTGCTCATACACCCGCATTACATTGGCGCTCTAAAACTCGTAGTGTGCACGCCCTTGATACGATGGGCGCTTTAATTGGTCTAGAAGCAGGTTCTAAGTATGAAGAGCGTAGTACCCATCTCAATGTTGGTGATGTCGTCATTTATTACACCGATGGCTTCACCGAAGCCGCAAGTCCTGAAGGCGATCGCTTTGACGAAGAAAATCTCCGCAAGGCGCTAGACTGGGCTTGTCAGAATTGCTTCCCTCTTTCTGACGATGTCACACGTCCTCAGATGATTCTTGACTACATCTTCCAAGAAGTGCAAAACTTTATCGGAGAAGGTCATACTCATACAGATGATATGACCCTAGTAGTTTTGCATATCAATGACAAAGCTACTGTAAATTAA
- the ftsY gene encoding signal recognition particle-docking protein FtsY has product MVFNWFRRKFDDDKDAQNQPVEPAQTEEKAPEAATVESSPAPSPASQDLLNWAKAAYANVQQQAEVTENKAPEASEPEIAEPEAQAKEPEIAEAIPENIAPEAKSEEQSADPEITQPEVAEAVEPESPESEVLAPEAKIEEPEIVETTSESPELVTSTPEPSLEIAPEVESTPEALTPVPADSTIDEEITPEAESVPFWMQSESDRLARIAALEATAIIEPEPEVKPEVKVRRKPTIEFDENFIWSAEVLASQGRRPEEISVEEITWLNRLRQGLDKTRLSLVNQLKAIVGQGPLSADSVDDIEALLLQADVGVKATDQIISKLQDKLRKEVLPPEEAIAYLKQILRDMLDVTAQTGASNKGEPIPMLIPEKNQLNIWLITGVNGAGKTTTIGKLSHLSVKSGYKTLIAAADTFRAAAVEQVKSWGQRSNVDVISNPAQNADPAAVVFDAISAAQARGTELLLVDTAGRLQNKKNLMEELSKIRRIVDKKSADAKIESLLVLDSTLGQNGLKQAEVFAQSAGITGVILTKLDGTAKGGVAIAVVQQLGLPIRFIGAGEGIEDLRPFSSYEFVEALLSN; this is encoded by the coding sequence ATGGTGTTTAACTGGTTTCGGCGAAAGTTTGATGATGACAAAGATGCACAAAATCAACCTGTAGAGCCAGCCCAAACAGAAGAAAAAGCGCCAGAAGCTGCAACCGTAGAATCTAGCCCTGCTCCTTCCCCCGCATCCCAAGATTTACTCAATTGGGCAAAGGCCGCCTATGCCAATGTGCAGCAACAGGCAGAAGTTACTGAGAATAAAGCACCTGAAGCTAGCGAACCAGAAATTGCTGAGCCAGAGGCACAGGCTAAGGAACCAGAGATTGCTGAAGCTATACCAGAAAATATTGCACCAGAAGCTAAGTCCGAAGAGCAGTCTGCTGATCCAGAAATTACTCAACCTGAAGTCGCTGAAGCAGTTGAGCCAGAAAGTCCTGAGTCTGAAGTTCTTGCGCCTGAAGCAAAGATTGAAGAGCCTGAAATTGTCGAAACTACATCAGAAAGCCCTGAGCTAGTTACTTCCACACCTGAGCCATCTTTAGAAATAGCACCCGAAGTAGAATCAACACCTGAAGCTCTTACTCCTGTCCCAGCCGATTCCACTATCGATGAAGAAATCACCCCAGAAGCTGAATCTGTACCTTTTTGGATGCAGTCCGAAAGCGATCGCCTTGCGCGGATCGCTGCCCTCGAAGCCACGGCAATCATTGAGCCAGAGCCAGAGGTTAAACCTGAAGTCAAGGTCAGACGTAAACCCACCATCGAATTTGACGAGAATTTCATCTGGTCAGCCGAGGTCCTCGCCTCCCAAGGTCGCCGCCCCGAAGAAATCTCCGTCGAAGAAATTACATGGCTGAATCGTCTGCGCCAAGGTTTAGATAAAACTCGTTTATCACTAGTCAATCAACTAAAAGCGATCGTCGGACAAGGCCCCCTCAGTGCAGACTCCGTTGATGACATCGAGGCATTACTCTTGCAAGCAGATGTAGGGGTAAAGGCAACCGATCAGATTATCTCGAAGCTGCAAGACAAACTGCGTAAGGAAGTATTGCCCCCCGAAGAAGCGATCGCCTATCTCAAACAAATTTTGCGCGATATGCTCGATGTCACGGCTCAGACTGGTGCATCCAACAAAGGCGAACCAATCCCGATGTTGATCCCCGAAAAGAATCAATTAAATATTTGGTTGATTACGGGCGTAAATGGTGCAGGTAAAACTACAACCATTGGCAAGCTGTCGCACCTCAGTGTCAAGTCTGGCTACAAAACCCTAATCGCCGCCGCCGATACTTTCCGCGCTGCTGCCGTCGAGCAAGTCAAGAGTTGGGGACAGCGATCGAATGTTGACGTAATTTCTAACCCTGCCCAAAATGCTGATCCTGCCGCCGTTGTCTTCGATGCAATTAGCGCCGCCCAAGCCAGAGGCACGGAATTATTACTCGTCGATACGGCAGGACGCTTGCAAAACAAAAAAAATCTAATGGAAGAACTCAGCAAAATTCGCCGTATTGTCGATAAAAAATCTGCTGATGCCAAAATTGAATCTTTGTTAGTCCTCGACTCTACACTTGGGCAAAATGGACTTAAACAAGCCGAAGTCTTTGCTCAATCCGCAGGGATCACTGGGGTAATTCTCACAAAACTTGATGGCACAGCCAAGGGTGGTGTGGCGATCGCCGTAGTCCAACAACTCGGCTTACCAATTCGCTTTATCGGTGCAGGTGAAGGGATTGAGGATTTGCGCCCATTTTCAAGTTACGAATTTGTGGAGGCTTTACTAAGTAATTAA
- a CDS encoding pentapeptide repeat-containing protein — MSYLRLAITAIFAIACLLVSPMNAQAETLSFSHAQLKGRDFSGRVLAGSGFANANMEGANFENADLRGSVFSASILRNAKLQGADFSGGLLDQADFAKADLSNAVLVETILLRSTFDFVNIDGADFTDAIMDGGQRKWLCTKAKGINSKTGVSTRESLECD; from the coding sequence ATGTCATACCTACGCTTGGCAATTACGGCTATTTTCGCGATCGCCTGTTTACTGGTTTCTCCGATGAATGCTCAAGCGGAAACCCTCTCCTTCAGCCACGCTCAGTTAAAAGGCAGGGATTTCTCAGGTAGAGTATTAGCGGGTTCAGGCTTTGCCAATGCCAATATGGAGGGGGCAAATTTTGAAAATGCTGATTTACGCGGATCTGTTTTTAGTGCCTCAATTTTACGCAACGCTAAGTTACAAGGGGCAGATTTTTCAGGGGGACTACTAGATCAAGCTGATTTTGCTAAAGCTGATCTTAGTAATGCGGTGCTAGTTGAGACAATTTTATTACGCAGCACCTTTGATTTTGTGAATATTGACGGAGCAGACTTCACCGATGCAATTATGGATGGTGGACAGCGCAAGTGGTTATGCACTAAAGCAAAGGGTATCAATTCTAAAACAGGGGTTAGCACTAGAGAATCTCTAGAATGTGACTAG
- a CDS encoding photosystem I reaction center subunit VIII: protein MTGYYAHYYVSYIFVPLFGVILPIAAMGLLFNYVEN from the coding sequence ATGACTGGATACTACGCTCACTACTACGTTTCTTACATCTTCGTACCCCTCTTTGGTGTAATTCTCCCGATCGCTGCTATGGGCTTACTCTTCAACTACGTTGAAAACTAA
- a CDS encoding photosystem I reaction center subunit XI — MTDFVKPFKNDPQLGNLSTPISDSAVVRAFIGNLPAYRTGLSASRRGLEVGLAHGYFIYGPFAYFGPLRDTELGGLAGLFAAATLVLILSVGLSLHGQSVTTLQSSSAVDAPADLGTPAGWSEFASSFLVGGAGSVAFAYFLNYLEPFQKFIPLIWS; from the coding sequence ATGACAGATTTTGTAAAACCTTTCAAAAATGATCCCCAACTAGGGAATTTGTCTACTCCTATCAGCGATTCGGCAGTTGTTAGAGCTTTTATCGGTAACCTTCCTGCTTATCGTACAGGCTTGTCTGCTAGCCGTCGTGGTTTAGAAGTTGGCTTAGCTCATGGTTATTTCATCTATGGACCTTTTGCCTATTTTGGTCCTCTTAGAGACACTGAGTTAGGTGGTCTTGCTGGTTTGTTTGCAGCAGCAACCCTAGTTTTGATCTTGAGCGTTGGCTTGTCCTTGCATGGTCAAAGTGTAACCACACTTCAGTCTAGCTCTGCTGTTGATGCACCCGCTGACTTGGGTACACCTGCTGGTTGGAGCGAATTTGCTAGCAGCTTCTTGGTTGGTGGTGCTGGTAGTGTTGCATTTGCTTACTTCCTCAACTACCTAGAGCCATTCCAAAAGTTTATTCCTTTAATTTGGTCTTAA
- the nth gene encoding endonuclease III has translation MGIITKRSSKKVRANEILIRLKRLYPDATCSLDYETPVQLLVAVILSAQCTDERVNMVTPKLFARFPDAIALANADLDELMALVHSTGFYRNKAKNIRGACEMIMRDFDGQVPNTMEKLLKLPGVARKTANVVLAHAYGINAGVTVDTHVKRLTKKLGLTKFDEPLKVERDLMALLPQRDWENWSIRIIYHGRAVCNARKPACDHCELADLCPSASVN, from the coding sequence ATGGGAATTATTACTAAACGTTCATCGAAAAAAGTTCGGGCTAATGAAATTCTCATTCGCCTGAAACGGCTATATCCCGACGCAACCTGTTCACTGGATTACGAAACCCCTGTGCAGCTTTTGGTGGCGGTAATATTGTCGGCTCAATGTACTGATGAGCGCGTAAATATGGTGACGCCTAAATTATTTGCACGATTTCCCGATGCGATCGCCTTGGCAAATGCCGATCTTGACGAACTCATGGCATTAGTACATTCCACAGGTTTTTATCGCAACAAAGCCAAAAATATTCGTGGGGCTTGCGAAATGATCATGCGAGACTTTGATGGGCAAGTCCCCAATACAATGGAAAAGCTGTTAAAACTACCAGGAGTTGCCCGCAAAACTGCCAATGTGGTCTTAGCCCATGCCTATGGAATCAATGCAGGTGTAACCGTTGATACCCATGTTAAGCGCTTAACGAAAAAATTGGGGCTAACCAAATTTGATGAACCTCTCAAGGTCGAGCGGGATCTCATGGCACTATTGCCCCAACGGGATTGGGAAAACTGGTCGATCAGGATTATTTACCATGGTCGTGCGGTCTGTAATGCTCGTAAACCCGCCTGCGATCACTGCGAATTAGCGGATTTATGTCCATCGGCATCCGTGAACTAA
- the lpxA gene encoding acyl-ACP--UDP-N-acetylglucosamine O-acyltransferase, translated as MPNTNITIHPRAIVHPHAKIGEGTSIGADAIVDEFVEIGDRCEIRARAIITGHTKIGNDNQIGYGAIIGSEPQDTSYKGAVSFVEIGDRNTLREYVTVNRGTKEGSATTIGNDNLLLTGAHVAHNCQISDRVVLVNNVLLAGYVEVANNAFMGGDSVVHQFARIGAYAMVRGQTRLGVDVPPYCMAVDTNMVLGLNRLGLRRNGFSPERRRAILNAYKVLYLSNRNRSQAIEFLNSDPEFKNNPDIQLFCEFIKSSRRGICKHYERGASRVEDE; from the coding sequence ATGCCAAATACTAATATTACGATTCATCCCCGCGCCATCGTCCATCCTCATGCCAAAATTGGCGAAGGTACATCCATTGGAGCCGATGCTATTGTTGACGAGTTTGTGGAGATCGGCGATCGCTGCGAGATTAGGGCTAGAGCAATCATTACAGGACATACCAAGATTGGTAATGACAACCAAATTGGTTATGGGGCAATTATTGGTTCGGAACCGCAGGATACTTCCTATAAGGGAGCAGTAAGTTTTGTAGAGATTGGCGATCGCAATACATTGCGGGAATATGTCACCGTCAATCGTGGTACTAAGGAAGGCTCCGCAACAACCATTGGTAATGATAATTTGCTGCTGACAGGCGCTCATGTTGCCCATAACTGTCAAATTAGCGATCGCGTAGTTTTAGTAAATAACGTCTTGCTGGCGGGCTATGTCGAGGTGGCAAATAATGCCTTTATGGGTGGAGACTCGGTAGTACATCAGTTTGCCCGCATCGGAGCCTATGCAATGGTACGTGGTCAAACTCGCCTCGGTGTGGATGTACCGCCCTACTGTATGGCAGTTGATACCAATATGGTGTTGGGACTCAATCGACTTGGTCTACGCCGTAATGGGTTTAGTCCTGAACGTCGCCGCGCAATCCTCAATGCCTATAAGGTACTCTACCTTTCCAACCGCAATCGTAGCCAAGCGATCGAGTTCCTTAATAGCGATCCAGAATTTAAAAATAATCCTGACATTCAATTATTTTGTGAGTTTATCAAATCCAGTCGTCGCGGTATCTGTAAACATTATGAGCGTGGCGCAAGTCGCGTCGAAGACGAGTAA
- a CDS encoding response regulator, producing MASSQTNKSLDKLLIVDDEVDNLDLLNRIFHRSYHIIQAKDGFEALAILGSEPDIGVIVSDQRMPMMSGTELLSQVADLYPDTLRILLTAHTDVGDLVEAINQSKVFKYITKPYRVEELMQVVQQATEIHKLLKARTSKLRNDLESAEAKYKSIFENAIEGIFQTTIDGRYLIANPMLARIYGYPSAESLINNVTNIANQLYVNPSRRQEFIDILRSHDTVSNFESQVYRRDGSKIWISENVRAVRELNGTLIGFEGTVQDITQRKRAEEESQLLQRLTLDISAVNDFQSALAITLSKICQFTGWDYGEAWIPSGDEQVLICSPAWYSSIDGLESFRKYSEKISFTSGIGFPGRVWGHQRPEWIWDISLESESHFLRKYPAMECGLRSGLAIPVSADTKVVAIMAFFTRFPNDGDQQLVGLIGAIAMQLGTLMLRKRDEEALRLMNEELSLARDRALEANRTKSTFVANMSHELRTPLNAIIGYSEILQEDAEALGLEDFVQDLQKIYQSGKHLLDLINDILDMTKIEAGKLEIHYDDFDVPTLVQNTTTSIQPLLLKSNNHLVVNCDQQLGIIHTDMTRLRQVLLNVLSNACKFTKSGEIQVTVDRQISEQGEYFCFTISDTGIGISPENIQKLFQPFNQADSSTTRQYGGTGLGLAISHRLCNMMGGSITVQSELGKGSTFTIYLPVDSELAKSSIHKNSRLNLSKLPSESTKSQLNAENEKPSYPSILVIDDDPTIHQYTKSGLSHLGLFVYSAFNGEDGLELAHRILPNAIILDVQMPSMNGWEVLKELKSQPLTSGIPIILLTITPDYHESYEIGANDYLFKPIDRDRLVSTIEKYRHGSDSPLSVLIAEDNINVQSMLRRMLEKENCIVWEAQDGYEALNLLSDHVPDLILLDLMMPNIDGFEFIHLLRLRQDIQSIPIIIITAKDLTDDDYVRLSGSVQKILQKTNFSYIQLLEEIVQRLYKFGILKDR from the coding sequence ATGGCTAGCTCACAAACAAATAAATCACTAGATAAATTACTCATTGTTGATGATGAAGTAGATAACTTGGATCTGCTAAATCGGATTTTTCATCGTAGTTATCACATTATCCAAGCCAAAGATGGGTTTGAAGCCTTGGCAATTTTGGGAAGTGAGCCAGATATTGGAGTTATTGTTTCCGATCAACGGATGCCGATGATGTCGGGAACTGAGCTTTTAAGCCAAGTTGCTGATCTATATCCTGATACTTTGCGAATTCTACTGACTGCCCATACGGATGTCGGCGATTTGGTGGAAGCAATTAATCAGTCCAAGGTTTTTAAATACATCACTAAGCCCTATCGCGTTGAAGAGTTGATGCAGGTGGTGCAGCAAGCGACGGAAATCCATAAATTGCTCAAGGCAAGAACTTCTAAGTTGCGTAACGACCTTGAAAGTGCGGAAGCTAAATATAAAAGTATTTTTGAGAATGCGATCGAGGGGATTTTTCAGACGACGATTGACGGACGCTATTTAATTGCAAATCCCATGTTGGCAAGAATCTATGGCTACCCTTCCGCAGAATCTTTGATTAATAATGTCACGAATATTGCTAATCAGCTCTATGTCAACCCATCCCGTCGTCAAGAATTTATCGATATTTTGCGTTCCCATGACACAGTTTCCAATTTTGAATCGCAGGTCTATCGGCGAGATGGTTCAAAAATCTGGATTTCTGAAAATGTGAGGGCAGTAAGGGAGCTAAATGGGACTCTAATTGGCTTTGAAGGTACGGTTCAAGACATTACGCAGCGCAAGCGAGCGGAAGAAGAATCTCAACTATTGCAGCGCTTAACGTTAGATATTAGTGCCGTCAATGATTTTCAATCAGCTTTGGCAATTACCCTCAGTAAGATTTGTCAATTTACAGGATGGGATTATGGTGAGGCTTGGATACCATCAGGAGACGAACAGGTTTTGATATGTAGCCCTGCGTGGTATAGCAGTATTGATGGGCTAGAGTCGTTTCGTAAATATAGCGAAAAGATTTCTTTTACTTCGGGGATCGGATTTCCGGGTAGGGTGTGGGGACATCAACGCCCAGAATGGATTTGGGATATTTCTCTCGAATCAGAATCACACTTCCTGCGTAAATATCCTGCGATGGAATGTGGTTTGAGATCTGGTTTAGCAATCCCTGTGAGCGCAGATACTAAAGTTGTGGCGATCATGGCTTTCTTTACCCGATTTCCCAATGATGGCGATCAGCAATTGGTGGGGTTAATCGGCGCGATCGCTATGCAACTAGGGACATTGATGTTGCGGAAACGGGATGAGGAAGCCCTCCGTTTGATGAATGAGGAACTTTCCTTAGCCCGCGATCGCGCCCTCGAAGCAAATCGGACAAAAAGTACCTTTGTTGCCAATATGAGCCATGAGTTACGCACTCCTCTCAATGCGATTATCGGCTATAGCGAAATCTTACAAGAAGATGCCGAAGCATTAGGCTTAGAAGATTTTGTGCAGGATCTTCAGAAAATTTATCAATCGGGCAAGCATTTACTGGACTTAATTAACGACATTCTCGATATGACGAAAATTGAGGCAGGTAAATTAGAAATTCATTATGATGACTTTGACGTTCCCACTCTAGTACAGAACACAACTACATCCATTCAACCCTTGCTTCTCAAAAGCAATAACCACCTAGTTGTCAACTGCGATCAACAACTTGGGATTATTCACACGGACATGACCCGTCTCAGGCAAGTTCTGTTAAATGTTTTAAGTAACGCTTGTAAATTTACAAAATCAGGTGAAATTCAAGTCACGGTTGATCGCCAAATCTCTGAGCAGGGCGAATATTTCTGTTTTACTATTAGCGATACAGGAATTGGAATTAGTCCTGAAAACATCCAAAAACTCTTTCAGCCTTTTAATCAAGCAGATAGCTCCACAACTCGTCAGTATGGAGGAACGGGGTTGGGGCTAGCGATTAGTCATCGGCTCTGTAATATGATGGGAGGAAGTATTACGGTTCAGAGTGAGTTAGGGAAAGGATCAACTTTCACAATCTACTTGCCAGTCGATAGTGAACTAGCTAAATCATCAATCCATAAAAATAGTAGGCTGAATTTATCTAAGCTTCCTTCAGAATCAACAAAGTCTCAACTCAATGCAGAGAATGAAAAGCCAAGCTATCCATCGATTTTAGTAATTGATGACGATCCAACTATCCATCAATATACTAAATCAGGTTTGAGTCATCTCGGCTTATTTGTTTATTCCGCTTTTAATGGCGAAGATGGACTAGAGTTAGCACATCGAATTTTACCGAATGCCATTATTTTAGATGTGCAAATGCCTTCAATGAATGGTTGGGAAGTTCTCAAAGAGTTAAAGTCGCAACCTTTGACTTCAGGGATTCCTATTATTCTGCTAACAATTACACCTGATTACCATGAGAGCTATGAGATTGGAGCTAATGACTATCTGTTTAAACCAATCGATCGCGATCGCTTAGTCTCGACAATTGAGAAATATCGTCATGGCTCAGATTCACCGTTATCAGTCTTGATCGCTGAAGATAATATCAATGTCCAATCAATGCTGCGGCGGATGTTAGAAAAGGAAAATTGCATTGTTTGGGAAGCTCAGGATGGTTATGAGGCTCTAAATTTGCTATCCGATCACGTTCCTGATCTGATTTTGCTTGATTTAATGATGCCGAATATTGATGGATTTGAATTTATCCATCTCTTAAGATTGCGGCAAGATATTCAATCAATTCCTATCATTATTATCACTGCGAAGGATTTAACGGATGATGATTATGTGCGTTTGAGTGGTTCAGTCCAAAAAATCCTGCAAAAGACTAATTTTAGCTATATACAGCTTCTAGAAGAAATTGTGCAACGACTTTATAAGTTTGGCATCTTGAAAGATAGATGA
- the thyD gene encoding thylakoid membrane protein ThyD encodes MKIVVTGATGFVGTKLVERLQALGDRIVVLARDAQKATNQFPQASFPNVEVVGYNPFELGDWAKVISGSDAVVNLAGEPLAGVRWTDKRKQEIRDSRVLTTKVLVEAIAQAEVKPQVLISGSAIGYYGTSPNKTFDEYSDAGNDFLANICKYWEDTAESVKGLGVRLVKLRTGIVLGMGGAIAKMLPIFQVGGGGKLGSGKQWFSWIHLDDLVALIIYAIKNPDVTGAINATAPNPVTNAEFTVSLAKAIKRPAFVPVPAAALILLFGEAATVLLDGQRVVPHKAQINKFTFQYPDIDSALTQIFS; translated from the coding sequence ATGAAAATTGTAGTAACGGGTGCTACGGGATTTGTCGGCACTAAATTAGTTGAACGTTTACAAGCTTTAGGCGATCGCATTGTCGTTTTGGCTCGTGATGCCCAAAAAGCAACCAATCAATTTCCCCAAGCATCTTTTCCCAATGTGGAAGTAGTTGGCTACAATCCTTTTGAGTTGGGAGATTGGGCAAAGGTTATTTCTGGCAGTGATGCGGTGGTTAACCTTGCGGGTGAACCTCTCGCGGGTGTGCGCTGGACGGATAAACGGAAGCAGGAAATTCGCGATAGTCGGGTTTTAACTACTAAGGTTTTAGTGGAGGCGATCGCGCAAGCCGAAGTCAAACCTCAAGTTTTGATCAGTGGTTCAGCGATCGGTTACTACGGGACAAGTCCTAATAAAACCTTTGATGAATATAGCGATGCAGGTAATGACTTTTTGGCAAATATTTGCAAATACTGGGAAGATACTGCTGAGTCTGTCAAGGGTTTGGGCGTACGCCTAGTCAAGCTGAGAACAGGAATCGTCTTGGGAATGGGTGGGGCGATCGCTAAAATGTTACCGATTTTCCAAGTTGGTGGCGGTGGCAAATTAGGCAGTGGTAAGCAATGGTTTTCATGGATTCATCTCGATGATCTCGTTGCCCTGATTATCTATGCGATCAAGAATCCTGACGTTACAGGGGCAATTAATGCGACTGCGCCCAATCCTGTAACTAATGCCGAGTTCACTGTTTCCCTTGCTAAAGCAATTAAACGCCCTGCCTTTGTACCAGTACCTGCGGCGGCGCTAATTTTGCTATTTGGAGAAGCCGCAACAGTGTTATTAGATGGTCAGCGTGTTGTGCCCCATAAAGCTCAAATCAATAAATTTACATTTCAATATCCCGATATTGACTCAGCCTTAACGCAAATTTTCTCCTAA
- a CDS encoding IS4 family transposase encodes MKEINLFREKLQQHLQWNRARLAFVSMFLIALMRVKTVNLAEIATGFSGYAKVESHYKRLQRFFRDFEVDYEKIALMVVKVMQIPEPWVISIDRTDWEFGKTVFNVLTLGIVHYGIAFPLVWMMLDKKGNSNTRERCELCNRFLEIFGDRKIDFLSADREFVGEDWLDYLLCEPCNRFRIRRKNTLLNDGQKKLRADICFQDLQVGQSKVLSKPRKVWNHWLRIAAMRLDDGDLLIVATTHDPDTAIADYAKRWAIETLFGCFKTRGFCLESTHLQDPERLSKLIALLTLALCWALCWAFSSGLWLAQLNPLKPKKHGRLPKSIFRLGFDFLRHIIFDLHLNSQAFFTAILIMNEG; translated from the coding sequence ATGAAAGAGATTAACCTATTCCGAGAAAAGTTGCAGCAACATCTGCAATGGAATAGAGCAAGACTAGCCTTTGTGTCCATGTTCTTGATCGCGCTAATGCGAGTAAAGACAGTAAACCTAGCTGAAATTGCCACAGGATTTAGTGGTTATGCCAAAGTCGAATCACACTATAAGAGGTTACAGAGATTTTTTCGAGACTTTGAAGTGGACTATGAAAAGATCGCACTCATGGTCGTCAAAGTCATGCAAATCCCCGAACCTTGGGTAATTTCTATCGACCGCACCGATTGGGAATTCGGTAAAACCGTGTTTAATGTGCTGACATTGGGAATAGTGCATTACGGTATTGCATTCCCGTTGGTATGGATGATGCTGGACAAAAAAGGTAACTCAAACACCCGTGAGCGCTGTGAATTGTGTAATCGATTTCTGGAAATATTTGGAGACCGCAAAATCGACTTTTTGAGTGCAGACCGAGAGTTTGTCGGTGAGGATTGGTTAGATTACTTGTTGTGTGAACCATGTAACCGTTTTCGTATCCGCCGTAAAAATACTTTGCTCAATGACGGGCAGAAAAAACTGCGTGCCGACATTTGTTTTCAAGACCTCCAAGTTGGTCAGTCCAAAGTATTGTCCAAGCCCAGAAAGGTTTGGAACCATTGGCTTCGTATAGCCGCTATGCGTCTTGATGATGGCGATTTATTAATTGTCGCGACGACTCATGACCCTGATACGGCTATTGCTGACTATGCTAAGCGTTGGGCTATTGAGACTTTATTCGGGTGCTTTAAAACCCGTGGCTTTTGTTTGGAGTCCACTCATCTTCAAGATCCTGAACGTCTTTCCAAACTAATTGCTTTGCTTACTCTGGCTTTATGTTGGGCTTTATGTTGGGCTTTTTCTTCTGGGCTTTGGTTGGCTCAACTAAATCCCCTCAAGCCTAAAAAACACGGTCGTCTTCCTAAAAGCATTTTTCGCCTTGGTTTTGATTTCCTTCGTCACATCATCTTTGACTTACATCTCAATTCTCAAGCCTTCTTTACAGCAATTCTCATTATGAACGAAGGCTAG